From the Chloroflexota bacterium genome, one window contains:
- a CDS encoding branched-chain amino acid ABC transporter substrate-binding protein has translation MRKWFLMIAVVALAAVALAACGGGGSQNASTGPIKVGGLFDLSGPTSDVGTPYSEGVRDYVAWLNANGGIDGRQIDLEWADYAYKVDQAEQLYSQYVNDGVVAFMGWGTGDTEALRSKIAADKIPYMSASYSANLVKDITKAPYNFLIGVTYSDQAIIAIQWAIQDWKASGHDGMPKVALIHHDSPFGESPVADAKAFADSKGVAFMHLAMPKGATDYVAELAQIQQFGANYVIVHTVSSPAAVLIKDAKSQGLLGKIKFINMNWCADEIFLKLAGDAAEGVYGTIPFTPPSDPVPGHDAPAKWLKDHGSSLEAKGVHYVQGWWTMAVMAEGIKRAAAKGDVSGEAIKAALETIKDFDTGGVTAPITFTPQSHRGSKALRIYEVKDGKWTRVTDYIEAP, from the coding sequence ATGCGTAAGTGGTTTCTCATGATTGCCGTGGTGGCGCTGGCCGCGGTGGCGCTGGCTGCCTGCGGCGGTGGCGGCAGCCAAAATGCCTCGACCGGCCCCATTAAGGTCGGCGGCCTCTTCGACCTCAGCGGCCCAACGTCTGATGTGGGCACCCCGTACAGCGAAGGCGTGCGCGATTACGTGGCCTGGCTGAACGCCAACGGTGGCATCGACGGCCGCCAGATCGACCTGGAATGGGCTGACTATGCCTACAAAGTTGACCAGGCCGAGCAACTCTATTCGCAGTACGTCAACGACGGTGTGGTAGCCTTCATGGGCTGGGGCACCGGCGATACCGAAGCCCTGCGCTCGAAGATTGCGGCTGATAAAATCCCCTACATGTCGGCTTCCTACTCCGCCAACCTGGTCAAAGACATCACCAAAGCGCCCTACAACTTCCTCATTGGCGTGACCTACTCCGACCAGGCCATCATCGCCATCCAGTGGGCCATTCAAGACTGGAAGGCTTCCGGCCACGACGGCATGCCCAAAGTGGCGCTCATCCACCATGACAGCCCCTTCGGTGAATCGCCGGTGGCCGATGCCAAAGCGTTTGCCGATTCCAAGGGTGTTGCTTTCATGCACCTTGCCATGCCCAAGGGCGCGACCGACTACGTGGCCGAACTGGCCCAGATTCAGCAATTCGGCGCAAACTATGTGATTGTGCACACCGTTTCCAGCCCCGCTGCGGTGCTCATCAAAGACGCCAAGAGCCAGGGCTTGTTGGGCAAGATCAAGTTCATCAACATGAACTGGTGCGCCGATGAAATCTTCCTCAAACTGGCCGGCGACGCTGCCGAAGGTGTGTATGGCACGATCCCGTTCACGCCCCCCAGCGACCCCGTGCCCGGCCACGACGCGCCCGCCAAGTGGCTGAAAGACCACGGCTCCAGCCTGGAAGCCAAGGGCGTGCACTATGTTCAGGGCTGGTGGACGATGGCTGTGATGGCCGAGGGCATCAAGCGCGCTGCGGCCAAGGGTGATGTCAGCGGCGAGGCCATCAAGGCTGCCCTGGAAACCATCAAAGACTTCGACACCGGCGGCGTCACGGCCCCCATTACCTTCACCCCGCAAAGCCATCGCGGCAGCAAAGCCCTGCGCATCTACGAGGTGAAGGACGGCAAGTGGACGCGCGTCACCGACTACATCGAAGCCCCGTAA
- a CDS encoding branched-chain amino acid ABC transporter permease encodes MVSGVFHTSYESDMALRRTPAQKIRIVLFILFILLFPFFANKYTLTLANQIAIATVGAIGLNILTGYTGQISLGQGGFMAVGAYAAGLLTVRLGMPWYLSIIVASFVTAAVGAFFGIPSLRLKGLYLAIATLAAQEIILWVVTHWKGLTGGVEALVVPDPHLFGLRMNADFNFYWLAWALVGITALLTLNLFRTHYGRAFIAIRDQDIAAEVMGVNLFRYKLLAFAISSFFVGVSGALLAHYRSIVTWERFTLDVSVLYLAMIIIGGMGSVSGSLFGASFMTLLPALLTNAGRALRKVFPSINAIMPFIQEATFGLVIILFLILEPEGLKKLWEDIKDYFRLWPFSY; translated from the coding sequence TATGAATCGGATATGGCGCTGCGGCGGACCCCGGCGCAGAAAATCCGCATTGTGCTGTTCATCCTCTTCATTTTGCTGTTCCCCTTCTTCGCCAACAAATACACCCTCACCTTGGCCAACCAGATTGCCATTGCTACCGTGGGCGCGATTGGGTTGAACATCCTCACCGGCTATACCGGCCAGATCAGCCTGGGGCAGGGGGGCTTCATGGCGGTGGGGGCCTATGCCGCGGGCCTGCTGACGGTGCGGTTGGGCATGCCGTGGTATCTTTCGATTATTGTGGCGAGTTTTGTCACCGCGGCGGTGGGGGCATTTTTTGGCATTCCCTCGCTGCGGCTGAAAGGGCTTTACCTGGCTATTGCCACCTTAGCCGCGCAGGAAATCATCCTCTGGGTGGTGACGCACTGGAAAGGCCTGACCGGTGGGGTGGAGGCCCTGGTGGTGCCCGACCCGCACCTCTTTGGCCTGCGCATGAATGCCGATTTCAACTTCTACTGGTTGGCCTGGGCGCTGGTGGGCATTACGGCGCTGCTCACCCTCAACCTCTTCCGCACCCATTATGGCCGGGCGTTCATTGCCATTCGCGACCAGGACATTGCCGCCGAGGTCATGGGCGTGAATTTGTTCCGCTACAAGTTACTGGCGTTTGCCATTTCGTCCTTTTTCGTGGGTGTGTCGGGGGCGTTGCTGGCGCACTACCGCAGCATCGTGACCTGGGAACGCTTCACGCTGGATGTGTCGGTGCTTTACCTGGCGATGATCATCATCGGTGGCATGGGGTCGGTTTCCGGCTCGTTGTTCGGCGCGTCGTTTATGACGCTGTTGCCCGCCCTCCTGACCAATGCGGGCCGTGCATTGCGAAAGGTCTTCCCGTCCATCAACGCTATTATGCCGTTCATTCAGGAAGCCACCTTCGGCCTGGTGATCATCCTCTTTTTGATTTTGGAGCCGGAGGGCTTGAAGAAATTGTGGGAAGACATCAAAGATTACTTCCGGTTGTGGCCGTTTAGTTATTAG